ATATCAGGTCAAAAGCAATAGATTCAATATTATCTGAATAAATCGCGTACCCGCTTGTGCCATTGAGCGAGTTTACAATGTCGCATTTGTTGTATTTGCTACAACGCCACTACAAATATTTTACAATAAAAACAATAAGTTATAAAATGGCATAGCCTTTGCGTTAGATTCTGTCAATTGATAGACCTTACACACGGTCACGCTCACATTTCAGGGGTAAACATGGCAGAAATTATCAAACGTCACAAGGCCTTATCTGTTAGTCCGCTCAAGGCCAGTCAACCCGTAGGGGCTTCTTTGGCTTTTCTGGGTTTAAATCAGGCCATGCCGATGATGCACGGTTCACAAGGCTGTACTGCATTTGGTAAAGTTTTTTTTGTGCGCCATTTCCGCGAACCCATTCCCCTGCAAACCACCGCGCTGGATCAAGTCAGCACCATTATGAATCCAGATGACAGTGTAATCGAAGGCTTGCGCGTCATTTGTGAAAAATCTAAACCCGCTATCATTGGTTTAATCACCACGGGATTATCTGAAACACAAGGCACTGACATTCGTCAAGCCCTCAAAACTTTTCGTAGTCAAAACCCCCAGTTTGATGCCATTAAAATTGTCCCTGTAAATACACCTGATTTTTTAGGTTGTTTAGAATCGGGATTTGCTGCGGCCGTGTTGGCCATGATTGATTACCTCGTTCCCGATGCCCAAACCGCTGGCACACAACCCAAACAACGCGCCCGCCAAGTCAATGTGTTGGTCGGATCGGCTTTAACACCCGGTGATGTGGAATTTCTCAAGGAAGTGATTGAAAGTTTTGATTTGCGTCCTGTGATGATTCCCGATCTGGGCGATTCGTTAGACGGCCATGTGACTGACATTGAATACACACCATTAACTATTGGTGGTACAGCGGTGACAGAATTTGCCACATTAGGCTTATCCGCTGCGACGTTGGTGATTGGGCGTTCTTTGCATCGAGCGGCTGATTTGTTGAAAAAACGCACGGGCGTAGAAGATTTTCGTTTTGATACGTTAATGGGAATGGCGGCGTTTGACGATTTTCTCATGACCTTACAAGGCATTGCAGAAAGACCGGTACCTGCGCGTTATGAACGGCAACGTACTCAATTACAAGATGCGTTGTTAGACACGCATTTTATGTTGGGACAAACGCGGGTAGCCGTCGCCGCAGACCCAGATGAGTTGTATGGTTTTGTGCGTTTATTGCAGAGTGTGGGCGCGGAAGTGGTGACTGCGGTGGTGCCAACCCATGTTCATAATGGTATTTTGGAAGATTTGCCGCTGGCTGAAGTCAAAGTGGGAGATTTGGAAGATGTAGAACTCAGTGCGCAAAAAAATCACGCCCAATTGATCATCGGTAATTCGCACGCGGTGATCTCTGCCCAACGTTTACACATTCCCATTTTACGTGCCAGTTTTCCCCAATACGACCACGTCGGCGGTTATCAACGCACGTGGATCGGTTATCGAGCGACGCGACAAACTTTATTTGATCTGGCTAATTTAATTTTAACCCAACATGCCGCGCATGAAATAAAGCCTTATCACGCCCAGTACAGTCAAAAACAGGATCATTTGTTGTCCGAGGAGTTCACTCATGCCCTTGATTCAACGCCGTCTCAAGATCGTGGCTTGCGACACTAAGGAATTTACCATGACCGATAATATTCAAGTGGCTTTTGCAACCACGGATATGAAACAAGTCAATCAACATTTTGGATCGTCTAAATCATTTGCGATTTATACGGTGAATGAAGAGCAAGCGATTCTCAAAGAAGTGGCTCAATTTGAAAATTTAGCCCAAGATGGGAATGAAGATAAATTAGTTGAAAA
The DNA window shown above is from Thioflexithrix psekupsensis and carries:
- the nifN gene encoding nitrogenase iron-molybdenum cofactor biosynthesis protein NifN; the encoded protein is MAEIIKRHKALSVSPLKASQPVGASLAFLGLNQAMPMMHGSQGCTAFGKVFFVRHFREPIPLQTTALDQVSTIMNPDDSVIEGLRVICEKSKPAIIGLITTGLSETQGTDIRQALKTFRSQNPQFDAIKIVPVNTPDFLGCLESGFAAAVLAMIDYLVPDAQTAGTQPKQRARQVNVLVGSALTPGDVEFLKEVIESFDLRPVMIPDLGDSLDGHVTDIEYTPLTIGGTAVTEFATLGLSAATLVIGRSLHRAADLLKKRTGVEDFRFDTLMGMAAFDDFLMTLQGIAERPVPARYERQRTQLQDALLDTHFMLGQTRVAVAADPDELYGFVRLLQSVGAEVVTAVVPTHVHNGILEDLPLAEVKVGDLEDVELSAQKNHAQLIIGNSHAVISAQRLHIPILRASFPQYDHVGGYQRTWIGYRATRQTLFDLANLILTQHAAHEIKPYHAQYSQKQDHLLSEEFTHALDSTPSQDRGLRH